A stretch of Haloprofundus halophilus DNA encodes these proteins:
- a CDS encoding DUF460 domain-containing protein yields the protein MNARTRALDSVVFGVDIQSGDVRGDAPSYALVALDGDEVERDVVSLRKLRRLVEAREPAMIATDNMYELAADKDALVHFLRWLPEGTKLVQVTGAERPEPLSRVASRHGVPYGKKPMKEAEAAARLALGNVGYEVSAFTNTTTVKVSRGRSTGKGGWSQDRYTRRIHGNVRRRAREIESELDEAGLEYERDATEKYGGFSNAVFTVEARPKDIPVSANRSGDVRVEIERERRDGVEFEPLVKRRDRVIVGIDPGTTTAVAVADLDGNVLDVYSSRTDDTADVVEWLIERGRPTIVAADVQPMPETVEKFRRSFEAVGWAPPRDLPVDEKLHRTRNVDYDNDHERDALAAALFAYDDHEDQFARITRKVPPNVDRSEVIARVLAEEEPVEAVLRELDPNVEDDDEDQSTHEPRELTEEEKRIKRLERRVERLEEHADDLKARLETKDETIAEYERELSDARRKERREARERREVNRLERENERLERERDQAEESAEELQRKLDRLKTLWKLDHSNFSDVAGDRDLVAVKVVEQFTHDAIEAAQEQFGLASGDVVYLRDASGAGRRTAELLAETEPRVVLRDGGLSDVADELLFEAEIPVGPADDVSMQEVDELAVARESDVEEVIDDWRERAEERRRDQNSAMVDQIISEHRAENRGR from the coding sequence GTGAACGCTCGGACGCGTGCGCTCGACTCCGTCGTCTTCGGCGTCGACATCCAGAGCGGTGACGTTCGCGGAGACGCGCCCTCCTACGCGCTCGTCGCCCTCGACGGCGACGAGGTGGAACGCGACGTGGTCTCGCTTCGGAAGCTGAGACGACTGGTCGAAGCGCGAGAACCGGCGATGATAGCGACCGACAACATGTACGAACTCGCCGCCGACAAGGACGCGCTCGTCCACTTTCTGCGGTGGCTCCCCGAGGGGACGAAACTCGTCCAGGTGACCGGCGCGGAGCGCCCCGAACCGCTGTCGCGGGTCGCCTCCCGCCACGGCGTCCCCTACGGCAAGAAGCCGATGAAGGAGGCGGAGGCCGCCGCGCGCCTCGCGCTCGGCAACGTCGGCTACGAGGTGAGCGCCTTCACCAACACGACGACGGTGAAGGTTTCGCGCGGTCGCTCGACCGGTAAAGGCGGATGGAGCCAGGACCGGTACACGCGGCGCATCCACGGCAACGTCAGGCGTCGCGCCCGCGAGATAGAGTCCGAACTCGACGAAGCCGGACTGGAGTACGAACGAGACGCGACCGAGAAGTACGGCGGCTTCTCGAACGCCGTCTTCACGGTCGAAGCGCGTCCCAAGGACATCCCCGTCTCGGCGAACCGCTCCGGCGACGTACGGGTCGAAATCGAGCGCGAGCGACGCGACGGCGTCGAGTTCGAACCGCTCGTGAAACGGCGCGACCGCGTCATCGTCGGCATCGACCCCGGCACGACCACCGCCGTCGCCGTCGCGGACCTCGACGGCAACGTCCTCGACGTCTACTCGTCGCGAACCGACGACACCGCGGACGTCGTCGAGTGGCTCATCGAGCGCGGGCGGCCGACCATCGTCGCCGCCGACGTGCAGCCGATGCCCGAGACCGTCGAGAAGTTCCGCCGGAGTTTCGAGGCCGTCGGCTGGGCCCCGCCGAGAGACCTCCCGGTCGACGAGAAACTGCACCGGACTCGGAACGTCGACTACGACAACGACCACGAGCGCGACGCGCTGGCGGCGGCGCTGTTCGCGTACGACGACCACGAGGACCAGTTCGCGCGCATCACGCGGAAGGTGCCGCCGAACGTCGACCGCAGCGAGGTCATCGCGCGCGTTCTCGCCGAGGAGGAGCCCGTCGAAGCCGTGCTTCGGGAGCTCGACCCCAACGTCGAGGACGACGACGAGGACCAGTCGACGCACGAACCGCGCGAACTCACCGAGGAGGAAAAACGCATCAAGCGACTCGAACGGCGGGTCGAGCGCCTCGAAGAACACGCGGACGACCTGAAGGCCCGTCTGGAGACGAAAGACGAGACTATCGCGGAGTACGAGCGCGAACTCTCCGACGCCCGACGGAAGGAACGCCGCGAGGCTCGCGAGCGGCGCGAGGTCAACCGCTTGGAGCGCGAGAACGAGCGACTGGAGCGCGAACGCGACCAGGCCGAGGAGAGCGCCGAGGAGCTACAGCGCAAACTCGACCGCCTGAAGACGCTGTGGAAGCTCGACCACTCGAACTTCTCGGACGTGGCGGGCGACCGCGACCTCGTCGCGGTGAAGGTCGTCGAGCAGTTCACGCACGACGCCATCGAAGCGGCTCAAGAACAGTTCGGTCTGGCGTCAGGGGACGTGGTGTACCTCCGCGACGCCAGCGGTGCGGGTCGACGCACCGCCGAACTGCTCGCGGAGACCGAACCGCGGGTGGTCCTCCGCGACGGCGGCCTCTCGGACGTCGCCGACGAGCTGCTGTTCGAGGCCGAGATTCCAGTCGGTCCCGCCGACGACGTGTCGATGCAGGAGGTCGACGAACTCGCCGTCGCCCGCGAGAGCGACGTAGAGGAGGTCATCGACGACTGGAGAGAGCGCGCCGAGGAGCGTCGCCGCGACCAGAACTCGGCGATGGTCGACCAGATCATCTCCGAGCACCGCGCCGAGAACCGCGGTCGATAG
- a CDS encoding AI-2E family transporter, giving the protein MSSREVSGASVRLVFAGVLVTALGIVAALILLPFLTYLLAAALLAFVLYPLQQRLAARVGTRLSAAALVALSVLCVVLPLGLLVYRLASGGSVVPGELEELPRLPVIESLIERSVGVEMSIRSQLNTALGQVSSMLAEQSSGIVGAGVHATFGVLLFVFVLYYLLKDGHRLVAWLLYVTPLPEAVQDELVAQTNAMTWAVLEGHVLVAVVQGIVAGAGLFVAGIPNAGFWTLVMMVVALIPVLGVGVVVGPAVLYLVVVDRLLAAVLLAAYGVTIVALIDDYLRAYLINRGSALNSAVILVGVLGGVYLLGPMGLFYGPILLGLFKATIEVFDDYYEVLERP; this is encoded by the coding sequence ATGTCTTCGCGCGAGGTCAGCGGTGCCAGCGTTCGTCTCGTTTTCGCGGGCGTGTTAGTGACCGCGCTGGGTATCGTCGCTGCGCTTATCCTCCTGCCGTTTCTCACGTATCTGCTCGCCGCGGCGCTGCTCGCGTTCGTGCTCTACCCGCTTCAGCAGCGGCTCGCAGCCCGGGTCGGGACGCGGCTCTCTGCCGCCGCGCTGGTGGCGCTGTCGGTTCTCTGCGTGGTCCTCCCGCTCGGACTGCTGGTGTACCGACTCGCCAGCGGCGGCAGCGTCGTTCCGGGAGAGCTCGAAGAGCTCCCCCGGCTGCCGGTGATCGAGTCGCTCATAGAGCGGTCGGTGGGCGTCGAGATGTCGATTCGTTCGCAGCTGAACACCGCTCTCGGACAGGTTTCGTCGATGCTCGCCGAACAGAGCTCCGGCATCGTCGGCGCGGGAGTGCACGCGACGTTCGGCGTGCTCCTGTTCGTGTTCGTGCTCTACTATCTGCTGAAGGACGGTCACCGACTGGTCGCGTGGCTCCTGTACGTCACGCCGCTCCCCGAGGCGGTGCAGGACGAACTCGTCGCGCAGACGAACGCGATGACGTGGGCCGTGCTCGAGGGACACGTCCTCGTCGCCGTCGTCCAGGGTATCGTCGCGGGTGCCGGTCTCTTCGTCGCCGGCATCCCGAACGCGGGGTTCTGGACGTTGGTGATGATGGTGGTCGCGCTCATCCCGGTTCTCGGCGTCGGCGTCGTCGTCGGTCCGGCGGTGCTGTATCTCGTCGTCGTCGATAGACTCCTCGCCGCCGTGCTGCTGGCTGCGTACGGCGTGACCATCGTCGCGCTCATCGACGACTACCTGCGGGCGTACCTCATAAATCGAGGGTCGGCACTCAACTCGGCGGTCATCCTCGTCGGCGTTCTGGGTGGCGTGTACCTCCTCGGTCCGATGGGGCTGTTCTACGGACCGATTCTGCTCGGTCTGTTCAAGGCGACCATCGAGGTGTTCGACGACTACTACGAGGTGCTGGAGCGTCCCTGA
- the rio1 gene encoding serine/threonine-protein kinase Rio1, protein MTDEFGLIAPDAADGFGDEWEEIDVSDTEADRIARRRDREFSQFRKRIKDADQFKVEQSVFDDATFAAIYKLVQDGYIEAFGGPISTGKEANVYEALGADDTDVAVKIYRISASNFQQMREYLEGDPRFEGIGNDKGKIVLAWVRKEFANLERAQKAGVRVPTPIAVERNVLVMELVGLVEERARRLAEVNVENPQTAYEVVREYMRRLHGAGLVHGDLSEYNMIIHEGELVIIDLGQAVTVHHPNAAEFLDRDCENVANFFSRQGLDVTGEELREYVTEVEPEP, encoded by the coding sequence ATGACTGACGAGTTCGGCCTGATAGCGCCCGACGCCGCCGACGGCTTCGGAGACGAGTGGGAGGAGATAGACGTCTCCGACACGGAGGCCGACCGTATCGCACGCCGCCGGGACCGCGAGTTCAGCCAGTTCAGAAAGCGCATCAAGGACGCCGACCAGTTCAAAGTCGAGCAGTCGGTGTTCGACGACGCCACGTTCGCGGCCATCTACAAACTGGTTCAGGACGGCTACATCGAAGCGTTCGGCGGCCCCATCTCGACCGGCAAGGAAGCGAACGTCTACGAGGCGCTCGGAGCCGACGACACCGACGTCGCGGTGAAGATATACCGGATAAGCGCCTCGAACTTCCAACAGATGCGCGAGTACCTCGAAGGCGACCCGCGCTTCGAGGGCATCGGCAACGACAAGGGAAAGATCGTGCTCGCGTGGGTCAGAAAGGAGTTCGCCAACCTCGAACGCGCCCAGAAGGCGGGCGTCCGCGTGCCGACGCCCATCGCCGTCGAGCGCAACGTGCTCGTGATGGAACTCGTCGGCCTCGTCGAGGAGCGCGCGCGCCGCCTCGCGGAGGTGAACGTCGAAAACCCGCAGACGGCGTACGAAGTCGTCCGCGAGTACATGCGACGCCTCCACGGCGCCGGGTTGGTCCACGGCGACCTCTCGGAGTACAACATGATAATCCACGAGGGCGAGCTCGTCATCATCGACCTCGGGCAGGCCGTGACGGTTCACCACCCCAACGCCGCCGAGTTCCTCGACCGCGACTGCGAGAACGTCGCGAACTTCTTCTCCCGACAGGGTCTCGACGTGACCGGCGAGGAACTGCGCGAGTACGTCACCGAGGTCGAACCGGAGCCGTAG
- a CDS encoding DUF7470 family protein, whose amino-acid sequence MLDKLGTSGVLGVVLLLAGIGIVAYQAPIVAAGLALVLAGVGLVAQGIVKSTMQAFGFA is encoded by the coding sequence ATGCTCGACAAGCTCGGTACGTCCGGCGTTCTCGGCGTCGTTCTGCTGCTCGCGGGAATCGGTATCGTCGCCTATCAGGCACCCATCGTCGCCGCCGGCCTCGCGCTCGTGCTGGCGGGCGTCGGTCTCGTCGCGCAGGGAATCGTCAAAAGTACGATGCAGGCGTTCGGCTTCGCCTGA
- a CDS encoding protein sorting system archaetidylserine decarboxylase: MAPLSPRRVAAAVPRQFAPSARRYALPPALLAVPLSVLVPPVGLLCVAVALFVLWFFRDPDRTAPESGFVSPADGRVSVVRREGDRVRVGVFMNVTDVHVNRAPADADVESVTHRPGAHRPAFSKDSERNERVDVDCGEFEISLIAGAFARRIHPYVEEGTTLERGQRVGHIAFGSRADVLLPERFDATDLCVEKGQRVRAGETVVARQS; encoded by the coding sequence ATGGCCCCGCTCTCACCCCGCCGCGTCGCGGCGGCGGTCCCGCGGCAGTTCGCCCCGTCGGCGCGGCGCTACGCGCTCCCGCCGGCGCTTCTGGCCGTCCCGCTCTCGGTGCTCGTCCCCCCGGTGGGGCTTCTCTGCGTCGCGGTCGCGCTGTTCGTCCTCTGGTTCTTCCGCGACCCCGACCGCACCGCCCCCGAGTCGGGGTTCGTCTCGCCGGCCGACGGCCGCGTCTCGGTCGTCCGACGCGAGGGCGACCGCGTCCGCGTCGGCGTGTTCATGAACGTCACCGACGTCCACGTCAACCGCGCGCCCGCCGACGCCGACGTCGAGTCGGTGACGCACCGACCCGGCGCGCACAGACCGGCGTTCTCGAAGGATTCGGAGCGAAACGAACGCGTCGACGTCGACTGCGGCGAGTTCGAGATATCGCTCATCGCCGGCGCGTTCGCCCGGCGCATCCACCCCTACGTCGAAGAGGGAACGACGCTCGAACGCGGGCAACGAGTCGGTCACATCGCCTTCGGCAGTCGCGCCGACGTGTTGCTCCCCGAGCGGTTCGACGCGACGGACCTCTGCGTCGAGAAGGGCCAGCGCGTCCGTGCGGGCGAGACGGTCGTAGCGCGACAGTCCTGA
- a CDS encoding DUF4382 domain-containing protein: protein MNQTTAVSVLTALLVVLAGCTGGISEDGPSTDASVDTQTDHVDGSDGTVRFYVSDERNAIGDFAHLNVTITKVGLKPTTRDETNATETANGTANGTATEADDSAPEEGWREFDVDERTVDLTRLQGANSTSLGELNVSGGSYGSVFIYVSSVNGTLENGEEVRVKLPSDKLQLHKGFTLGNGEAVDFVFDVSVFEAGKSGKYILKPVIDQSGTGEEVEIVDVDAEDDEPTDRGSDASGKSDTGENGSSTNETGRTNETTTEAALIASSSDSWSSVGG, encoded by the coding sequence ATGAACCAGACGACAGCCGTCAGCGTGCTGACGGCGCTCTTGGTGGTGCTGGCCGGATGCACTGGCGGGATTTCAGAGGACGGCCCCTCGACCGACGCGTCGGTCGATACGCAGACCGACCACGTCGACGGGAGCGATGGAACCGTCCGCTTCTACGTGAGCGACGAGCGCAACGCTATCGGCGACTTCGCACACCTCAACGTCACGATCACGAAAGTCGGACTGAAGCCGACGACCCGCGACGAGACGAACGCCACCGAGACGGCGAACGGAACGGCGAACGGGACGGCGACCGAAGCCGACGACTCGGCACCCGAGGAAGGGTGGCGCGAGTTCGACGTCGACGAACGAACTGTCGACCTCACGCGACTTCAGGGCGCTAACTCGACGTCGCTCGGGGAACTGAACGTCTCCGGCGGAAGTTACGGGAGTGTCTTCATCTACGTCTCGTCGGTGAACGGCACCCTCGAAAACGGAGAGGAAGTGCGCGTAAAACTGCCGAGTGACAAACTGCAACTTCACAAGGGGTTCACGCTCGGAAACGGCGAAGCGGTCGACTTCGTCTTCGACGTTTCCGTCTTCGAGGCGGGAAAGAGCGGGAAGTACATCCTCAAACCCGTCATCGATCAGTCCGGGACGGGCGAAGAAGTCGAAATCGTCGACGTCGACGCCGAGGACGACGAGCCGACGGACCGCGGTTCCGATGCGTCCGGAAAGTCCGATACGGGCGAGAACGGCTCGAGTACGAACGAGACCGGTCGGACGAACGAGACGACGACCGAGGCGGCTCTCATCGCGTCGAGTTCGGATAGCTGGTCGTCGGTCGGCGGGTAG
- the eif1A gene encoding translation initiation factor eIF-1A: MSENEGRNNLRMPNDDEEFAVVTNMLGANRVKVRCADGTERTARIPGRMQKRIWIREDDVVLVEPWDWQDEKADVTWRYKKQEAEQLREEGHIQ, from the coding sequence ATGAGCGAGAACGAAGGGCGCAACAACCTTCGAATGCCGAACGACGACGAGGAGTTCGCGGTCGTGACGAACATGCTCGGCGCAAACCGCGTGAAGGTTCGCTGCGCGGACGGCACGGAACGGACCGCTCGCATTCCCGGCCGGATGCAGAAACGCATCTGGATACGCGAAGACGACGTCGTCCTCGTCGAACCGTGGGACTGGCAGGACGAGAAAGCCGACGTGACCTGGCGCTACAAGAAGCAGGAGGCCGAGCAGTTGCGCGAAGAAGGGCACATCCAGTAG
- a CDS encoding TATA-box-binding protein — MSDPKDTINIENVVASTGIGQELDLQSVAMDLEGADYDPEQFPGLVYRTQNPKSAALIFRSGKIVCTGAKSTDDVHESLGIVFDKLRDLQIPVDEDPEITVQNIVTSADLGRNLNLNAIAIGLGLENIEYEPEQFPGLVYRLDEPKVVALLFGSGKLVITGGKQPVDAEHAVDKIVSRLSELGLLD, encoded by the coding sequence ATGAGTGACCCCAAGGACACGATAAACATAGAGAACGTGGTCGCCTCCACCGGAATCGGACAGGAACTCGACCTTCAGAGCGTCGCGATGGACCTCGAAGGTGCCGATTACGACCCCGAGCAGTTCCCCGGTCTCGTCTACCGCACGCAGAACCCGAAGTCGGCCGCGCTCATCTTCCGGTCCGGGAAAATCGTCTGCACGGGCGCGAAGTCGACCGACGACGTTCACGAGAGTCTCGGAATCGTCTTCGACAAGCTCCGCGACCTCCAGATTCCGGTCGACGAGGACCCCGAAATCACCGTCCAGAACATCGTCACGAGCGCGGACCTCGGCCGCAATCTCAATCTCAACGCTATCGCCATCGGCCTCGGTCTCGAGAACATCGAGTACGAACCCGAGCAGTTCCCCGGCCTCGTCTACCGTCTCGACGAACCGAAAGTCGTCGCGCTCCTCTTCGGTTCCGGCAAACTCGTCATCACGGGCGGAAAACAGCCCGTCGACGCCGAACACGCCGTCGACAAGATCGTCAGCCGACTCTCCGAACTCGGTCTCCTCGACTGA
- a CDS encoding tyrosine--tRNA ligase, with protein MDAYERITRNASEVVTEDEVRTLAESPEGKRAYVGYEPSGVLHIGHMLTATKLIDLQEAGFEVTVLLADVHAYLNDKGTFEEIRETAERMREQFVAYGLDESKTEFVLGSEFQFDREYILDLHALELNTSMSRAERAMAEIKSGEAVKVSQAVYPLMQALDIVYLDVDLAIGGMEQRKVHMLARDTLPSIGEESPTCLHTPLIADLGSGVGKMSSSKGVTISMEDSTEEIEEKVNGAYCPPTADPDPDEEGNDRENPVLQIFEYHVFPRFETVVVERPEKYGGNLEYDDYESLAADLESGELHPADAKGALAAYLDELVAPGREKIRQAKQ; from the coding sequence ATGGACGCCTACGAGCGAATCACCCGGAACGCCTCCGAGGTGGTCACCGAGGACGAGGTACGCACGCTAGCTGAATCACCCGAGGGCAAGCGGGCGTACGTCGGCTACGAGCCGTCGGGCGTCCTCCACATCGGTCACATGCTGACGGCGACGAAGCTCATCGACCTGCAGGAGGCGGGCTTCGAGGTCACCGTGCTTCTGGCCGACGTCCACGCCTACCTCAACGACAAGGGGACGTTCGAGGAGATACGCGAGACCGCAGAGCGGATGAGAGAGCAGTTCGTCGCCTACGGCCTCGACGAGTCGAAGACGGAGTTCGTGCTCGGCTCCGAGTTCCAGTTCGACCGCGAGTACATCCTCGACCTCCACGCGCTCGAACTGAACACCTCGATGTCGCGCGCCGAGCGGGCGATGGCCGAGATCAAGAGCGGCGAGGCGGTGAAAGTCTCGCAGGCGGTGTACCCGCTGATGCAGGCGCTCGACATCGTCTACCTCGACGTCGACCTCGCCATCGGCGGGATGGAACAGCGGAAGGTCCACATGCTCGCCCGCGACACGCTGCCGAGCATCGGTGAGGAGTCACCGACCTGCCTGCACACGCCGCTCATCGCCGACCTCGGCTCCGGCGTCGGGAAGATGTCCTCCTCGAAAGGCGTCACCATCTCGATGGAGGACTCGACCGAGGAGATCGAAGAGAAGGTCAACGGCGCGTACTGCCCGCCGACGGCCGACCCCGACCCCGACGAGGAGGGCAACGACCGCGAGAACCCCGTCCTCCAGATCTTCGAGTACCACGTCTTCCCGCGCTTCGAGACGGTGGTCGTCGAACGCCCCGAGAAGTACGGCGGTAACCTCGAATACGACGACTACGAGTCGCTGGCGGCGGACCTCGAATCCGGCGAGTTGCATCCGGCGGACGCCAAAGGCGCGCTGGCGGCGTACCTCGACGAACTCGTCGCGCCGGGTCGCGAGAAGATTCGGCAGGCGAAGCAGTAG
- a CDS encoding AAA family ATPase, giving the protein MDAPLWTDAHAPDLADLPQAAVRERLARTVDEPMNLVVQGPPGVGKTAAVRALARETHEDVDNDLVEINVADFFGRTKKELREDPRFESFLAGRSRMAKRDMINRVLKESASYAPVSGEYKTIVLDNAEAIREDFQQALRRVMEQHHRTTQFVITTRQPTKLIPPIRSRCFPVPVRAPTTDETVEVLRGIVDAEEVDYDEDGLEYVAGFAGGNLRKAILSAQATAAAADGLTMNAAFETLGDVGDDEALRDVLAEARAGEFKAARKAVDDLLDEGYSGQELLGELLRVARTDYSGDDLARLHRLAGQVDLDLATGTDDRIHVCHLLTEWSPAGGAA; this is encoded by the coding sequence ATGGACGCCCCCCTGTGGACCGATGCGCACGCACCGGACCTCGCCGACCTCCCGCAGGCGGCTGTGCGAGAGCGACTCGCTCGCACCGTCGACGAACCGATGAACCTCGTCGTTCAGGGGCCGCCGGGTGTGGGAAAGACGGCGGCGGTCCGAGCGCTCGCCCGCGAGACGCACGAGGACGTCGACAACGACCTCGTCGAGATTAACGTCGCCGACTTCTTCGGCCGGACGAAGAAGGAACTCCGGGAAGACCCTCGCTTCGAGTCGTTTCTCGCCGGTCGCAGCCGGATGGCCAAACGCGACATGATAAACCGCGTGCTCAAGGAGTCGGCGAGCTACGCGCCCGTCTCCGGCGAGTACAAGACCATCGTCCTCGACAACGCCGAGGCCATCCGCGAGGACTTCCAGCAGGCGTTGCGCCGCGTGATGGAGCAGCACCACCGGACGACGCAGTTCGTTATCACGACGCGGCAGCCGACGAAACTCATCCCGCCGATTCGCTCGCGCTGTTTCCCGGTGCCGGTTCGCGCACCGACGACCGACGAGACCGTCGAAGTCCTCCGAGGCATCGTCGACGCCGAGGAGGTCGACTACGACGAAGACGGTCTGGAGTACGTCGCCGGATTCGCCGGCGGCAACCTCCGAAAGGCGATTCTCAGCGCGCAGGCGACCGCCGCCGCCGCCGACGGACTGACGATGAACGCGGCGTTCGAGACGCTCGGCGACGTCGGCGACGACGAGGCGCTCCGCGACGTCCTCGCCGAGGCGAGGGCGGGGGAGTTCAAAGCCGCCCGCAAAGCCGTCGACGACCTCCTCGACGAGGGATACAGCGGCCAAGAGCTGCTCGGCGAACTGCTCCGCGTCGCTCGGACCGACTACAGCGGCGACGACCTCGCGCGCCTCCACCGACTCGCGGGGCAGGTCGACCTCGACCTGGCGACGGGAACGGACGACCGAATCCACGTCTGTCACCTGCTGACCGAGTGGTCGCCCGCGGGTGGGGCCGCGTAG
- the rnz gene encoding ribonuclease Z, with amino-acid sequence MRVTFLGTSGAVPTTQRAPSAVLLNREGERLLFDCGEGTQRQMMRFGTGFGVSHLFVTHLHGDHILGIPGLIQSWDFNGREEALAIHAPRGSREHIEHLVHAGGYRPSYPVRVHQVSAGATALEAEEYEVRTFETNHRTRSQGYALVEDDRPGRFDRERAESLGVPVGPKFGRLHEGESVELDDGRVVDPEEVVGEPRPGRTFVYTGDTRPVQATVDVAENADLLIHDATFASDNAGRARQTAHSTAREAADVAQRAGAKRLALTHISSRYAGDASQLAEEAAEAFDGESFVAEDGQRVEIPYPDAE; translated from the coding sequence ATGCGCGTGACCTTCTTAGGAACCAGCGGGGCCGTTCCGACGACGCAGCGGGCCCCCAGCGCCGTCCTCCTCAACCGGGAGGGCGAGCGCCTGCTTTTCGACTGCGGCGAGGGAACTCAGCGGCAGATGATGCGCTTCGGAACCGGCTTCGGCGTCTCCCACCTGTTCGTCACACACCTGCACGGCGACCACATCCTCGGCATCCCCGGCCTGATACAGTCGTGGGACTTCAACGGCCGCGAGGAGGCGCTGGCCATCCACGCACCCCGCGGGTCGAGAGAACACATCGAGCACCTCGTCCACGCGGGCGGCTACCGGCCGAGTTACCCCGTTCGAGTCCACCAGGTGAGCGCCGGGGCGACGGCGCTGGAAGCGGAGGAGTACGAGGTTCGGACGTTCGAGACCAACCATCGGACGCGCTCGCAGGGTTACGCGCTCGTCGAGGACGACCGACCCGGGCGGTTCGACCGCGAGCGGGCCGAGTCGCTGGGCGTCCCCGTCGGGCCGAAGTTCGGCAGGCTCCACGAGGGCGAGTCGGTCGAACTCGACGACGGCCGGGTCGTCGACCCCGAGGAAGTGGTCGGCGAACCGCGACCGGGGCGAACGTTCGTCTACACGGGTGACACCCGCCCGGTACAGGCGACCGTCGACGTCGCCGAGAACGCGGACCTGCTGATTCACGACGCGACGTTCGCCTCCGACAACGCCGGACGCGCCCGCCAGACGGCGCACTCGACGGCGAGGGAGGCGGCCGACGTCGCGCAGCGCGCGGGCGCGAAGCGTCTCGCGCTGACGCACATCTCCTCGCGCTACGCGGGCGACGCCTCGCAGTTGGCCGAGGAAGCCGCGGAAGCGTTCGACGGCGAGTCGTTCGTCGCCGAGGACGGCCAACGGGTCGAGATTCCGTACCCGGACGCCGAGTAG
- a CDS encoding methyltransferase domain-containing protein: MELAGEDDAFAAYEARAAAGEPELAAPGVALARTLDVARARTLAYTHRASDLVGHTDASVESARVLLEAASLSREGTVAVRARDVRGESGVSTGDAERELGGVLVDRGYSVDLDDPDNVLRVVFADERCFVGWQVVESVRDYGSRKPTDRPFFQPGSMAPLDARAFANIAGAKPGARMLDPMCGTGGTLIEAGLVGATPVGVDAQAKMAAGARKNLDAYVDGDAHVVRGDATALPFCDDAVDGVVFDAPYGRQSKIARHSLRDLVSGALDEAYRVAPRGVLVADRSWREEAESAGWTVDETFERRVHRSLVRHVHVLRSDD, translated from the coding sequence CTGGAACTCGCCGGCGAGGACGACGCGTTCGCGGCCTACGAGGCCCGCGCGGCCGCCGGAGAACCGGAACTGGCCGCCCCCGGCGTCGCTCTCGCGCGGACGCTCGACGTTGCGCGCGCGAGAACGCTCGCGTACACCCACCGCGCCAGCGACCTGGTCGGCCATACCGACGCCAGCGTCGAGAGCGCTCGCGTCCTCCTCGAAGCGGCGTCGCTGTCGCGGGAGGGAACCGTCGCCGTCCGCGCCCGAGACGTTCGCGGCGAGAGCGGCGTCTCGACCGGCGACGCCGAGCGCGAACTCGGCGGCGTCCTCGTCGACCGCGGCTACTCGGTCGATTTGGACGACCCCGACAACGTCCTCCGCGTGGTTTTCGCGGACGAGCGCTGCTTCGTCGGTTGGCAGGTCGTCGAGAGCGTCCGCGACTACGGGAGCAGAAAGCCGACCGACCGACCGTTCTTCCAACCGGGGAGCATGGCGCCGCTCGACGCCCGCGCGTTCGCCAACATCGCCGGAGCGAAGCCGGGTGCCCGGATGTTGGACCCGATGTGCGGCACCGGCGGCACGCTCATCGAAGCGGGACTCGTCGGCGCGACGCCCGTCGGCGTCGACGCGCAGGCGAAGATGGCCGCCGGTGCGCGAAAAAATCTCGACGCCTACGTCGACGGCGACGCCCACGTCGTCCGCGGCGACGCCACCGCCCTCCCTTTCTGCGACGACGCCGTCGACGGCGTCGTCTTCGACGCGCCGTACGGCCGTCAGTCGAAAATCGCGCGGCACTCGCTCCGAGACCTCGTTTCGGGGGCGCTCGACGAAGCGTACCGCGTCGCGCCGCGGGGCGTCCTCGTCGCCGACCGCTCGTGGCGCGAGGAAGCGGAGAGCGCCGGGTGGACGGTCGACGAGACGTTCGAACGGCGGGTGCACCGCTCGCTCGTCAGGCACGTTCACGTGTTGCGGAGCGACGATTGA